A single genomic interval of Eurosta solidaginis isolate ZX-2024a chromosome 3, ASM4086904v1, whole genome shotgun sequence harbors:
- the LOC137246410 gene encoding uncharacterized protein, whose translation MFSRKLAKSMRERLRAERRENQLIEARAKEEISFIYVVNPPEIPRIAFGSGLERVTLPMSGPSLTPFMRKIQGEVREFPGPHEYNTTKDLIKKNASKYGNAPFVSKLPRLAQTATSAYPPVGTYHVHPPKKLKQAARPFNVGALQKPVEKFTTTGPANYAIDRQSPNMKICSAFGSKRIIWPAVAIICSPVNNAKCSKCSSTPIGDYYHQFKLNLDLCRSCMKKQLRILKRCTTDLYYRARMRNELNQYQRVRYCGFFHDHQGTTAAIQLMSKSTLKYKIRTENYLYTYHKL comes from the exons ATGTTTTCAAGAAAATTGGCTAAAAGCATGCGGGAACGGTTGAGGGCTGAACGTCGCGAAAATCAATTGATAGAAGCCCGTGCAAAAGAGGAAATAA GCTTTATATATGTAGTCAATCCACCAGAAATTCCGCGTATTGCCTTCGGTTCTGGTTTGGAACGTGTTACACTTCCTATGTCTGGACCGTCTCTAACGCCATTCATGCGCAAAATACAAGGTGAGGTACGTGAGTTTCCCGGTCCACACGAATATAATAcaacaaaagatttaattaagAAG AATGCATCAAAGTACGGAAATGCGCCCTTTGTCAGCAAGCTGCCGCGCTTAGCACAAACTGCTACATCAGCATATCCACCAGTTGGCACATACCATGTTCATCCACCAAAAAAGCTTAAACAAGCAGCACGTCCCTTCAATGTTGGAGCTTTACAGAAGCCAGTTGAAAAATTCACAACAACAGG TCCCGCGAATTACGCCATTGATCGACAATCGCCTAACATGAAGATCTGCTCTGCTTTTGGTTCGAAACGCATCATATGGCCGGCGGTTGCTATTATTTGTAGTCCTGTGAACAATGCGAAATGTTCGAAGTGCAGTAGCACTCCAATCGGCGATTATTATCATCAATTCAAATTGAATTTGGATTTGTGTCGTTCGTGTATGAAGAAACAGTTGCGTATCCTGAAGCGCTGCACAACCGATTTGTATTATCGCGCACGTATGCGCAATGAGCTAAATCAATATCAACGCGTTAGGTATTGTGGCTTCTTCCATGATCATCAAGGAACTACGGCAGCCATTCAACTTATGAGCAAATCGACCTTGAAGTATAAAATCCGAACAGAAAATTATCTTTACACGTATCATAAGTTATGA